From the Maniola jurtina chromosome Z, ilManJurt1.1, whole genome shotgun sequence genome, one window contains:
- the LOC123880456 gene encoding WW domain-containing oxidoreductase-like: MIKSMRYNLFRPMPSCIHKINISTIIWKGNILENYLKEIPRNIELKRFYGPSAEEVVRDVNLENKTCLITGASGSIGMQLARCLSLRDCNVLMACRNIYKASQNAKRICEKSDRLIYYDVNLASLASVKECASRIVKNEKKIDIVILNAATFGIPWTLTEDKLETTFQVNFLSQYYLLLLVTNLLAPDARIVFTSAESHKNINWPTENIFTPVLENLSLPKHKYTSIKSYNISKLCGVLLMHYLSNQWSSTGKSVFCAHPGSFIKTGLCRNWWFYEILYNLMLPFTKTAVQGASTIIYCATSPDLKGLTAAYFKDCKPHDESVLAKNYYLSYRIHDLILEILRERLDDFDKLMCAFNSSKSM; the protein is encoded by the exons ATGATAAAATCAATGAGATACAATTTATTTCG TCCAATGCCATCTTGTATTCATAAGATTAATATAAGCACAATAATTTGGAAGGGTAATATTTTGGAAAACTATCTTAAAGAAATTCCAAGAAACATAGAACTGAAAAGGTTTTACGGACCATCCGCTGAAGAA GTGGTGAGAGATGTAAATTTAGAAAACAAAACGTGTCTCATAACCGGTGCAAGCGGAAGTATTGGGATGCAGTTGGCGCGCTGTTTAAGTTTGCGCGACTGCAATGTCCTCATGGCCTGCCGCAATATCTACAAGGCATCGCAAAACGCAAAACGCATCTGCGAAAAAAGCGATCGACTCATTTACTACGATGTGAACCTGGCTTCTCTGGCCTCAGTTAAGGAGTGTGCAAGTCGTAtagttaaaaatgaaaa gaaaatcgaCATTGTTATTTTGAACGCAGCCACATTTGGTATACCCTGGACACTGACGGAGGATAAACTTGAAACAACGTTCCAAGTAAATTTTCTGAGCCAGTACTATTTGTTGCTTCTTGTAACAAATCTTCTCGCTCCTGATGCACGTATTGTATTTACCTCGGCCGAATCTCATAA GAACATAAATTGGCCAACGGAAAATATATTTACGCCCGTTTTGGAAAATCTGTCCCTACCCAAACATAAGTACACTTCCATAAAGTCGTACAATATTTCGAAGCTGTGTGGAGTTCTACTGATGCACTACTTGAGCAATCAATGGAGCAGCACTGGCAAGTCTGTATTCTGTGCACATCCCGGTTCCTTTATAAAAACCGGCCTATGTCGCAACTGGTGGTTTTATGAAATACTGTATAACCTTATGCTTCCATTTACTAAGACTGCT GTACAAGGCGCTAGTACGATCATTTATTGTGCAACCTCTCCGGATCTTAAAGGATTAACTGCAGCATATTTTAAAGACTGCAAACCCCATGACGAAAGTGTACTTGCTAAAAATTATTACTTGTCATATAGAATTCACGATCTCATACTTGAAATATTACGTGAGCGTCTGGATGATTTCGATAAACTAATGTGTGCCTTTAACTCTAGTAAAAGTATGTAA
- the LOC123880487 gene encoding carnitine O-palmitoyltransferase 1, liver isoform, with amino-acid sequence MAEAHSAVAFSFAITHDGWDVNFDREVLYLVWESGLRSWKKRLARFRNSVHNGVYPGHLQSLYFLWTVLVAAHFAGLNIPFGLVQKALTILPSNSTLWQVIACLLAALAMWLTVIFLMRYALKLLLMYKGWMYESRAPGSRISMKTMLWASVVKVLSGWNKPRLYSFQGSLPRLPLPTVSDTMRRYLLSVRPLLDDENYRRVERLAKEFEETIAVKLQRYLILKSWWSSNYVSDWWEEYVYLRGRSPLMVNSNFYGTDTLLRPTRVQAARAATIIHFCLRFRRLIERQELEPIMLQGMVPLCSWQYERLFNTVRVPGVERDRIVHYQDSTHVSVHCRGKYYKLVVYSRGRLLNPAEIQTQLQQILSDESPVAPAEARIAALTAGERSHWAHARQTLFQRGHNRTSLHCIERAAFHVSLDDSEYGFDEHDVSRLDQYGRVLLHGKGYDRWFDKSFNLCFSTDGSVGFNTEHTWADAPVMGHLWEYVIWSELEYGYDESGNTRGVVAAPPPPPVRLTWHLSEPLVAAVDTSYRVADALLKDLDLRILMFTGYGKGFMKSCHISPDAFIQMILQLSYFRAAGRFCLTYEASMTRLYREGRTETVRSCTLESCAWVKAMQDPTTTVEERVKRLRVAAARHQLGYQDAMAGRGIDRHLFCLYVVSKYLELDSPFLQEVFNEPWRLSTSQTPHGQTSLLDLKKYPKCVSAGGGFGPVADDGYGVSYIIAGEDTLFFHVSSKLNCPVTSSTKFVQQIEQSLNDVRDLFAEYKKLNNGVEMKNSK; translated from the exons ATGGCGGAAGCTCATTCTGCTGTGGCATTCTCGTTCGCGATCACCCACGACGGTTGGGACGTGAACTTTGACCGTGAGGTCCTCTACTTGGTTTGGGAGTCTGGTCTACGCTCGTGGAAGAAGCGCTTGGCGCGTTTCAGA AACAGTGTCCACAACGGTGTGTACCCGGGCCACCTTCAGTCGCTGTACTTCCTTTGGACTGTGCTTGTGGCGGCACACTTTGCCGGCCTGAACATACCATTCGGGCTGGTGCAGAAAGCTTTGACGATACTCCCCAG TAATTCAACGTTATGGCAAGTTATAGCTTGTCTTCTTGCTGCCCTCGCGATGTGGTTGACGGTCATCTTCTTGATGCGGTATGCGCTCAAGCTCCTGCTTATGTACAAG GGATGGATGTACGAGTCCCGCGCACCTGGTTCACGGATATCTATGAAGACGATGCTATGGGCCAGCGTCGTTAAGGTACTCTCGGGGTGGAACAAGCCCCGTCTCTACAGCTTCCAAGGCTCCCTGCCTCGGCTGCCGCTGCCTACCGTCTCCGACACTATGCGACGG TACTTATTGAGCGTACGGCCACTGTTGGACGATGAAAACTACAGGCGGGTCGAAAGACTCGCGAAGGAGTTCGAAGAAACTATAGCAGTCAAGTTACAGAGATACTTGATCCTCAAGTCATG GTGGTCAAGCAACTACGTATCAGATTGGTGGGAGGAATACGTGTACCTGCGTGGTCGCTCGCCGCTGATGGTCAACTCCAACTTCTACGGGACCGACACCCTGCTGCGCCCGACGCGCGTGCAAGCCGCGCGCGCAGCCACCATCATACATTTCTGTCTGCGCTTCAGGAGACTTATCGAGAGGCAGGAGTTGGAACCG ATAATGCTGCAAGGCATGGTGCCGCTGTGCTCGTGGCAGTACGAGCGGCTGTTCAACACGGTGCGCGTGCCGGGCGTGGAGCGCGACCGCATCGTGCACTACCAGGACTCGACGCACGTGTCCGTGCACTGCCGCGGCAAGTACTACAAGCTGGTGGTGTACTCGCGCGGCCGCCTGCTGAACCCCGCGGAGATACAGAC TCAGCTGCAACAGATCCTGAGCGACGAATCGCCAGTCGCGCCGGCGGAGGCGAGGATCGCGGCGCTGACGGCGGGCGAGCGGTCGCACTGGGCGCACGCGCGGCAAACGCTGTTTCAGCGTGGACACAACCGCACGTCGCTGCACTGCATCGAGCGCGCCGCCTTCCACGTCTCACTAG atgaCTCGGAGTACGGGTTCGACGAGCACGACGTGTCGCGGCTCGACCAGTACGGGCGCGTGCTGCTGCACGGCAAAGGCTACGACCGCTGGTTCGACAAATCCTTCAACCTCTGCTTCAGCACCGACGGTTCT GTTGGGTTCAACACTGAACATACATG GGCAGACGCGCCAGTCATGGGCCATCTTTGGGAATACGTGATCTGGTCTGAGTTAGAGTATGG GTACGATGAAAGCGGGAACACGCGCGGAGTGGTTGCAGCACCACCGCCGCCCCCCGTACGGCTGACTTGGCACCTCTCGGAGCCCTTGGTGGCAGCGGTGGACACTTCGTACCGTGTCGCTGACGCGTTGCTCAAGGACCTGGATCTACGCATACTCATGTTCACCGGCTATGGGAAAG GTTTCATGAAGAGCTGCCACATATCGCCAGACGCGTTCATCCAAATGATCCTGCAGCTGTCGTACTTCCGCGCGGCGGGGCGGTTCTGCCTCACGTACGAGGCGTCCATGACGAGGCTGTACCGCGAGGGCCGCACTGAGACCGTGCGCTCCTGTACGCTGGAGAGCTGCGCCTGGGTCAAAGCCATGCAGGACCCCACTACGACG GTGGAGGAGCGCGTGAAGCGCTTGCGAGTGGCGGCGGCGCGTCACCAACTGGGCTACCAGGACGCCATGGCGGGCAGAGGCATCGACCGCCACCTGTTCTGCCTCTACGTGGTCTCCAAGTACCTCGAGCTGGACTCGCCTTTCCTGCAGGAGGTGTTCAACGAGCCCTGGCGACTGTCCACCAGCCAGACGCCACATG GTCAAACGAGCCTACTGGACCTCAAGAAGTACCCCAAGTGCGTGAGCGCGGGCGGTGGTTTCGGGCCTGTGGCGGACGACGGCTATGGCGTGTCTTACATCATCGCGGGCGAGGACACTCTGTTCTTCCACGTCTCCAGCAAACTCAACTGCCCCGTAACG AGCTCAACCAAGTTCGTGCAACAAATCGAGCAGTCCCTGAACGATGTGCGCGATCTCTTCGCAGAGTACAAAAAGCTGAACAATGGCGTCGAGATGAAAAACAGTAAATAG
- the LOC123880496 gene encoding ubiquitin-conjugating enzyme E2 G2, which yields MMAGSALRRLMAEYKQLTLNPPEGIIAGPINEENFFEWEALIAGPEGTCFEGGIFPAKLLFPPDYPLSPPKMQFICEMFHPNIYADGRVCISILHAPGDDPTGYESSAERWSPVQSVEKILLSVVSMLAEPNDESGANVDAAKMWREDREQFNKVAERLVRKTLGLTAPE from the exons ATGATGGCTGGATCGGCATTAAGAAGGCTAATGGCCGAATACAAAC AATTAACACTGAACCCACCAGAAGGGATAATAGCGGGGCCGATTAATGAAGAGAACTTTTTTGAATGGGAAGCTCTAATAGC GGGTCCAGAAGGCACTTGTTTTGAAGGTGGCATTTTTCCAGCAAAGCTACTGTTCCCACCTGATTACCCCCTGAGTCCACCAAAAATGCAGTTCATTTGTGAAATGTTTCATCCCAACA TATATGCAGACGGCAGAGTTTGCATCTCGATTCTTCACGCGCCTGGCGACGATCCCACGGGGTACGAGAGCAGCGCAGAACGATGGTCCCCGGTCCAGAGCGTGGAGAAGATATTACTATCCGTCGTCAGCATGTTAGCAG AGCCAAATGACGAAAGCGGGGCGAACGTAGACGCAGCGAAAATGTGGCGGGAAGATAGAGAACAGTTCAATAAGGTTGCAGAGCGATTAGTACGAAAGACCCTTGGTTTAACAGCGCCCGAATAG